The Afipia massiliensis genome has a segment encoding these proteins:
- a CDS encoding ABC transporter substrate-binding protein: MLSKLKLNVAAVSAVAALAMTSGHALAQKKYDTGATDTEIKIGNIMPYSGPASAYGVIGKMEEAYFKMINEQGGINGRKITFITYDDGYSPPKAVEQARKLVESDEVLLVFGPLGTPSNSAIQKYLNAKKVPQLFVATGATKFGEPKEFPWTMGWQPAYQSESRVYAKHLLATKPDAKIAVMYQNDDFGKDMLKGLKDGLGAKASQIIAEDSYEVSEPTIDSHIIKLKATGADVFVSFTTPKFAAQAIKKVAELQWKPMYIQSNVGASVGSVLKPAGFENAQGILTALYAKDGADSQWDNDDGMKKFYAFLAKYAPDMNKTDGSVVYGYGQAQTLVQVLKQAGDNLTRENIMKQAASLKDFTPDTLLPGVKINTSATDFYPIDQLQIARFKGEKYEQIGPVITGGMGGS; the protein is encoded by the coding sequence ATGTTATCCAAGCTCAAGCTCAACGTAGCAGCAGTGTCGGCTGTCGCCGCGCTCGCGATGACGAGCGGCCACGCGCTCGCGCAAAAAAAGTACGACACCGGCGCAACCGATACCGAAATCAAGATCGGCAATATCATGCCCTACAGCGGTCCTGCGTCCGCGTACGGCGTCATCGGGAAGATGGAAGAAGCCTACTTCAAGATGATCAACGAGCAGGGCGGCATCAACGGCCGCAAGATCACCTTCATCACCTATGACGATGGCTACAGCCCTCCGAAGGCGGTGGAACAGGCCCGTAAGCTGGTCGAGAGCGACGAAGTCCTGCTCGTGTTCGGGCCGCTCGGCACCCCGTCGAATTCCGCGATCCAGAAGTACCTGAACGCGAAGAAGGTGCCGCAGCTGTTCGTGGCCACCGGCGCCACCAAATTCGGCGAACCTAAGGAATTCCCCTGGACCATGGGCTGGCAGCCGGCCTACCAGAGCGAAAGCCGCGTCTACGCCAAGCATCTGCTCGCAACCAAGCCGGACGCCAAGATCGCGGTGATGTATCAGAACGACGACTTCGGCAAGGACATGCTCAAGGGCCTGAAGGACGGTCTCGGCGCCAAGGCGTCCCAGATCATCGCCGAAGACAGCTATGAAGTGTCCGAGCCGACCATCGACTCGCACATCATCAAGCTGAAGGCCACCGGCGCGGACGTCTTCGTCAGCTTCACGACGCCGAAGTTCGCAGCTCAGGCGATCAAGAAGGTCGCGGAACTTCAATGGAAGCCGATGTACATCCAGAGCAACGTCGGCGCATCGGTCGGCAGCGTGCTCAAGCCGGCCGGCTTCGAGAACGCGCAAGGCATCCTGACGGCGCTCTACGCCAAGGACGGTGCGGATTCCCAGTGGGACAACGACGATGGCATGAAGAAATTCTACGCCTTCCTCGCCAAGTACGCGCCGGACATGAACAAGACCGATGGTTCGGTCGTCTATGGCTACGGCCAGGCGCAGACCCTGGTTCAGGTTCTGAAGCAGGCAGGCGACAACCTGACCCGCGAGAACATCATGAAACAGGCCGCAAGCCTGAAGGACTTCACCCCCGACACCCTGCTGCCGGGCGTGAAGATCAACACCAGCGCGACCGACTTCTATCCCATCGATCAACTGCAGATCGCCCGTTTCAAGGGCGAGAAGTATGAGCAGATCGGCCCGGTCATCACCGGCGGAATGGGCGGCAGCTAA
- a CDS encoding ABC transporter substrate-binding protein, translating to MVISTSRLATFSAAIAIVAATSSNALAQKKYDTGASDTEIKIGNIMPYSGPASAYGVIGKSEQAYFNKINAEGGINGRKITFISYDDGYSPPKAVEQARKLVESDEVLLVYGPLGTPSNSAIQKYLNAKKVPQLFVATGATKWNDPKDFPWTMGWQPNYQSEGRIYASYLMKQKPNAKIGILFQNDDYGKDYLKGIKDGLGTKGASMIVAEEPYETSVPTIDSQVVALKSKGVDVFISITTPKFAAQSIKKVAELQWKPLFILNNVSASVGSVIKPAGFENSQDIISAAYAKDPTDPQWKDDKGMKDFDAFLLKYFPEANRTDGSVIYGYNSAQTLVHVLKACGDNLTRENVMKQAASIKNLELGGLLPGVKINTSATDFAPISQMQMMKFKGETWERFGEILSGDVGG from the coding sequence ATGGTTATTTCCACATCTCGACTTGCGACTTTTTCGGCTGCGATCGCGATCGTCGCCGCGACAAGCAGCAACGCACTGGCCCAGAAAAAGTACGACACCGGCGCATCCGATACCGAGATCAAGATCGGCAACATCATGCCCTACAGCGGACCGGCCTCCGCATACGGCGTCATCGGAAAATCCGAACAGGCCTACTTCAACAAGATCAATGCCGAAGGCGGCATCAACGGCCGCAAGATCACCTTCATCTCGTATGACGACGGCTACTCGCCGCCGAAGGCTGTCGAGCAGGCCCGCAAGCTGGTCGAAAGCGATGAGGTGCTGTTGGTCTACGGACCGCTCGGTACGCCGTCGAACTCGGCGATCCAGAAATACCTGAACGCCAAGAAAGTGCCGCAACTGTTCGTCGCCACCGGCGCGACCAAGTGGAACGACCCGAAGGACTTCCCCTGGACCATGGGCTGGCAGCCCAACTACCAGAGCGAGGGCCGGATCTACGCGAGCTACCTGATGAAGCAAAAGCCGAACGCCAAGATCGGCATCCTTTTTCAGAACGACGACTACGGCAAAGACTACCTCAAGGGCATCAAGGACGGCCTCGGCACCAAGGGTGCTTCGATGATCGTCGCGGAAGAACCCTATGAGACCAGCGTGCCCACCATCGACTCGCAGGTCGTCGCCCTGAAGTCGAAGGGTGTCGATGTGTTCATCAGCATCACGACGCCGAAGTTCGCCGCCCAGTCGATCAAGAAGGTCGCGGAGCTTCAGTGGAAGCCGCTGTTCATCCTCAACAACGTCTCGGCGTCGGTCGGCTCGGTGATCAAGCCCGCCGGTTTCGAGAATTCGCAGGACATCATCTCGGCGGCCTACGCCAAGGATCCGACCGATCCGCAGTGGAAGGACGACAAGGGAATGAAGGACTTCGACGCCTTCCTCCTGAAGTACTTCCCCGAGGCGAACCGGACCGACGGCTCGGTGATCTACGGCTACAACTCGGCCCAGACCCTGGTTCATGTCCTCAAGGCCTGCGGTGACAATCTCACCCGCGAGAATGTCATGAAGCAGGCGGCCAGCATCAAGAACCTGGAACTCGGCGGCTTGCTGCCGGGCGTCAAGATCAACACCAGCGCCACCGATTTCGCCCCGATCAGCCAGATGCAGATGATGAAGTTCAAGGGCGAGACCTGGGAGCGGTTCGGCGAGATCCTGAGCGGCGACGTCGGCGGCTAG
- a CDS encoding ABC transporter substrate-binding protein — MSVKKFNPLVLLATVAAFAATSGSALAQKKYDTGANDTEIKIGSIMPYSGPASAYGIIGKTQAAYFNKINAEGGINGRKINFISYDDGYSPPKAVEQARKLVESDEVLLIFNSLGTPSNTAIQKYMNAKKVPQLFVATGATKWNDPKNFPWTMGWQPNYQSEGVIYAKYLMKEKPNGKIGILYQNDDFGKDVLKGLKDGLGAKGASMIIAEEPYETSVPTIDSQVVALKSKGADVFVSITTPKFGAQSIKKVAELGWKPLFILNNVASSTGSVIKPAGFDNAQGVISATYGKDPTDPQWKDDPGVKNFDAFLAKYFPEANRADSSVAYGYSSAQTMVHVLKACGDNLTRENVMKQAASIKGVQQEMGLPGITLNTSATDFAPIEQLQMMKFTGERWQLFGPIISGEIGG; from the coding sequence ATGTCCGTCAAAAAATTCAACCCCTTAGTCTTGCTCGCTACCGTCGCGGCCTTCGCGGCGACGAGCGGCAGTGCGCTGGCGCAGAAAAAATACGACACCGGCGCGAACGACACCGAGATCAAGATCGGCAGCATCATGCCCTACAGCGGCCCCGCCTCCGCCTACGGCATCATCGGCAAGACCCAGGCGGCCTATTTCAACAAGATCAACGCCGAAGGCGGCATCAATGGCCGCAAGATCAATTTCATTTCCTATGACGACGGCTACAGCCCGCCCAAGGCCGTGGAGCAGGCGCGCAAGCTGGTCGAAAGCGATGAAGTTCTGCTGATCTTCAACTCGCTCGGCACGCCGTCGAACACGGCGATCCAGAAATACATGAACGCCAAGAAGGTGCCGCAGCTGTTCGTCGCCACCGGCGCAACCAAATGGAACGACCCGAAGAACTTTCCATGGACCATGGGCTGGCAGCCCAACTACCAGAGCGAAGGCGTCATCTACGCGAAGTACCTGATGAAGGAAAAGCCGAACGGCAAGATCGGAATTCTTTATCAGAACGACGACTTCGGTAAGGACGTGCTCAAGGGTCTGAAGGACGGTCTCGGAGCCAAGGGCGCTTCGATGATCATCGCGGAAGAACCTTACGAGACATCCGTCCCGACGATCGACTCGCAGGTCGTGGCGCTGAAATCCAAGGGCGCTGATGTTTTCGTCAGCATCACCACGCCGAAGTTCGGCGCGCAGTCGATCAAGAAAGTCGCAGAGCTCGGATGGAAGCCGCTGTTCATCCTGAACAACGTCGCCTCGTCCACTGGATCGGTGATCAAGCCGGCCGGTTTCGACAATGCGCAGGGCGTGATCTCCGCGACCTACGGCAAGGACCCGACCGATCCGCAGTGGAAGGACGATCCGGGCGTGAAGAACTTCGATGCGTTCCTCGCGAAGTACTTCCCGGAAGCCAACCGCGCCGACAGTTCGGTCGCGTACGGTTACAGCTCCGCGCAGACGATGGTGCACGTGCTGAAGGCATGCGGTGACAATCTCACCCGCGAGAACGTCATGAAGCAGGCCGCCAGCATCAAGGGCGTTCAGCAGGAGATGGGCTTGCCCGGCATCACGCTGAACACCAGCGCGACCGACTTCGCTCCGATCGAGCAGTTGCAGATGATGAAGTTCACGGGCGAGCGCTGGCAGCTGTTCGGCCCGATCATCAGCGGCGAGATCGGCGGCTGA
- a CDS encoding glycerate kinase type-2 family protein — MTDRRPLLRAIFDAAVAAAHPDRILADHLPPPPGGRIICLAAGKAAGALAHAAERYYLDEGRIDPERLSGLATTRHGYGMPTRRIEIIEAGHPVPDEAGLKAASRTLEVAQSAGADDLVLVLLSGGGSANWVAPTDGISFAQKQAMNKSLLRSGAPIGEMNTVRKHLSRIKGGRLARAATPAQILTLAISDVPFDDPATIASGPTVPDTTTLADAREIVARYGIKADDAVITALNDPRNESCKPGDAAFARSDFRIIARPQESLDAAVAVARNAGYEIVALGADLEGEARDVAATHARIALKAHAEGKRLAVLSGGELTVTVRGNGRGGPNQEYVLALASLFADTSGISVLAGDTDGADGGAGHPTDPAGAILDQRTFAKIRELKLDPRAFLDNNDATAFFTATGDLLNTGPTLTNVNDIRIILVDP; from the coding sequence ATGACCGACAGACGCCCTCTGCTGCGCGCGATCTTCGACGCCGCCGTCGCTGCGGCCCATCCGGATCGCATTCTTGCCGACCACCTGCCGCCACCGCCGGGCGGCCGCATCATCTGTCTCGCCGCGGGCAAGGCCGCGGGCGCGCTGGCCCATGCAGCGGAGCGCTATTACCTCGACGAAGGCCGCATCGATCCGGAACGGTTGTCGGGACTCGCCACCACGCGTCATGGCTACGGCATGCCGACCCGGCGCATCGAAATCATTGAGGCCGGTCATCCGGTGCCCGACGAAGCGGGATTGAAGGCTGCCAGCCGGACGCTTGAAGTGGCGCAGAGCGCCGGCGCCGACGATCTCGTTCTGGTGCTATTGTCCGGCGGCGGTTCGGCAAATTGGGTCGCGCCGACAGACGGCATTTCGTTCGCGCAAAAGCAGGCGATGAACAAGAGCCTGTTGCGATCCGGCGCGCCAATCGGCGAAATGAACACCGTGCGCAAGCATCTGTCCCGCATCAAGGGCGGCAGACTGGCTCGCGCGGCCACCCCCGCGCAGATTCTGACGCTGGCGATTTCGGACGTGCCGTTCGACGATCCGGCAACCATCGCGTCCGGACCGACCGTGCCGGACACCACGACGCTGGCGGACGCCCGCGAGATTGTCGCCCGCTACGGCATCAAGGCGGACGATGCCGTGATCACCGCGTTGAACGATCCGCGCAACGAGAGTTGCAAGCCCGGCGACGCAGCTTTCGCGCGTTCGGACTTTCGGATCATCGCGCGGCCGCAGGAATCCCTCGATGCTGCGGTGGCCGTTGCACGAAACGCCGGATACGAGATCGTCGCACTCGGTGCAGATCTCGAGGGCGAAGCGCGCGACGTCGCCGCCACCCATGCGCGGATCGCGCTGAAGGCCCACGCCGAGGGAAAGAGGTTAGCCGTCCTCTCCGGCGGCGAACTCACCGTCACGGTGCGCGGCAACGGGCGCGGCGGCCCCAATCAGGAATACGTGCTCGCGCTCGCGAGCCTGTTTGCGGATACATCAGGCATTTCCGTGCTCGCGGGCGACACCGACGGTGCTGACGGCGGTGCGGGTCATCCGACCGACCCGGCCGGCGCGATCCTCGATCAGCGCACCTTCGCAAAGATCCGCGAGCTCAAGCTCGACCCGAGGGCGTTTCTCGACAACAACGACGCCACCGCGTTCTTCACCGCGACCGGCGATCTGCTCAATACCGGCCCGACGCTAACCAACGTCAACGACATTCGTATTATTCTGGTGGATCCGTAA
- a CDS encoding MarR family winged helix-turn-helix transcriptional regulator, producing MAVSRTARAGAAKARKRPTRPASRPAPRPAPPAEAVQVGDLSEFLGYSLKRAQLRIFEDFIRCVAPLQLTPAQFSVLMLVETNPGRNQTEIASTLGILRPNFVALLDELESRDLCARSRSSNDRRSHILRLTEKGRAVLSRARKLIEARHEARLRELLGDHNRDLLLTMLGKIAREF from the coding sequence ATGGCTGTTTCCAGGACCGCGAGAGCCGGTGCGGCGAAAGCCAGGAAGCGGCCGACGCGCCCGGCATCACGTCCGGCGCCACGCCCCGCGCCCCCCGCGGAGGCGGTCCAGGTCGGCGACCTGTCCGAGTTCCTGGGCTATTCGCTCAAGCGCGCGCAACTGCGGATTTTCGAGGATTTCATCCGCTGCGTCGCGCCGCTGCAACTGACCCCGGCGCAGTTTTCCGTCCTGATGCTGGTGGAGACCAATCCGGGGCGCAACCAGACCGAGATTGCCTCGACGCTCGGGATCCTGCGGCCGAATTTCGTGGCTTTGCTGGATGAACTGGAAAGCCGCGATCTGTGTGCGCGGAGCCGGTCCAGCAACGACCGCCGCTCGCATATCCTGCGGTTGACCGAAAAAGGCCGCGCGGTTCTGTCGCGGGCGCGAAAGCTGATCGAGGCGCGACACGAAGCCCGGCTCAGGGAATTGCTCGGCGATCACAACCGCGACCTGCTGCTGACGATGCTGGGCAAGATCGCGCGGGAGTTTTAG
- a CDS encoding branched-chain amino acid ABC transporter permease — MDSTILLFLLQDGITSGAIYALLGLALVLVFAVTRVILIPQGEFITFGALTYATLATGKVPGTALLALGMGVVAFCFDMVSGRNVMSVQRLLRSLALNILLPLAIWGVAVMMAGRQNSVAINFLLSIVIVAPIGLYLYRIAYQPIAHASVLVLLIASVGMHLALQGLGLVFFGPEGLRAPAISAAAFTIGPLRFTGQSIGIYAITILLIVGLWLLFGYTLYGKALRATAVNRLGARIVGIRTTLSGQVAFLLAAVIGTISGILIVPITTIYYDTGFLIGLKGFVAAIIGGLVSYPLTAAAALVVGIVEAFSSFYASNFKEVIVFTLLLPVLILRSLASPEVEEEED; from the coding sequence TTGGATAGCACGATCCTTCTGTTCCTGCTGCAGGACGGAATAACCAGCGGCGCGATCTACGCGCTGCTCGGGCTTGCGCTCGTGCTGGTGTTCGCGGTGACCCGCGTCATTCTGATCCCGCAGGGCGAATTCATCACCTTCGGCGCGCTGACCTACGCCACGCTGGCCACCGGCAAGGTGCCGGGCACAGCACTGCTGGCGCTCGGCATGGGCGTCGTCGCCTTCTGCTTCGATATGGTGTCCGGCCGCAACGTCATGAGCGTACAGCGGTTGCTGCGGTCGCTGGCGCTGAACATCCTGCTGCCGCTGGCGATCTGGGGCGTTGCCGTGATGATGGCGGGGCGACAGAACAGCGTTGCCATCAATTTCCTGCTGTCAATCGTGATCGTCGCGCCGATCGGTCTTTATCTCTACCGCATCGCCTACCAGCCGATCGCGCATGCCTCCGTGCTGGTGCTGCTGATCGCATCGGTCGGCATGCATCTAGCCCTGCAGGGTCTGGGCCTCGTGTTCTTCGGTCCGGAAGGCTTGCGCGCGCCGGCGATTTCGGCGGCCGCTTTCACGATTGGCCCGTTGCGGTTCACCGGCCAGAGCATCGGCATCTACGCCATCACCATCCTGCTGATCGTCGGGCTTTGGCTGCTGTTCGGCTACACACTTTACGGCAAGGCGCTGCGCGCCACCGCGGTCAACCGCCTTGGCGCGCGCATCGTCGGCATCCGCACCACGCTGTCCGGGCAGGTCGCGTTCCTGCTCGCCGCCGTGATCGGCACGATCTCCGGAATTCTGATCGTCCCGATCACCACGATCTATTACGACACCGGATTCCTGATCGGCCTGAAAGGCTTCGTCGCCGCCATCATCGGCGGCCTCGTGAGCTATCCCCTCACCGCCGCCGCCGCTCTGGTGGTCGGCATCGTCGAAGCGTTCTCGTCGTTCTATGCCAGCAATTTCAAGGAGGTCATCGTCTTCACGCTGCTGCTGCCGGTCCTGATCCTGCGCTCGCTGGCGTCGCCAGAGGTCGAAGAGGAAGAGGACTAA